Proteins encoded in a region of the Cupriavidus pauculus genome:
- the ftsH gene encoding ATP-dependent zinc metalloprotease FtsH, producing the protein MNNNLFQKAAIWLVIALVLFTVFKQFDKPRAQDGVTYSQFMDDAKNGKVSRVDVQGRNLVVTPKEGTKYTIISPGDIWMVGDLMKYGVQVTGKADDEPNVLVQALYYLGPTLLIIVFWFYMMRQMQGGGKGGAFSFGKSRARLIDENQNAVTFQDVAGCDESKEEVVELVDFLKDPQKFQKLGGRIPRGVLLVGPPGTGKTLLARAIAGEAKVPFFSISGSDFVEMFVGVGAARVRDMFENAKKQAPCIVFIDEIDAVGRHRGAGMGGGNDEREQTLNQMLVEMDGFEANSGVIVIAATNRSDVLDKALLRPGRFDRQVYVGLPDIRGREQILKVHMRKVPIGNDVDASVIARGTPGFSGADLANLVNEAALFAARRSKRVVDMQDFEDAKDKIYMGPERKSTVMREEERKATAYHESGHAVVAKLLPKADPVHKVTIMPRGWALGVTWQLPEHDKYSKYKDNMLEEIAILFGGRAAEEVFLNAMSTGASNDFERATKIARDMVTRFGMSDSLGAMVYVDTEQDGMFGKLSSKTVSEATQVKVDSEIRRIIDEQYALAKRLLEENRDKVEAMTNALMEWETIDADQVNDIMAGKPPRPPRGVSGPNGGGNTPSGGSPVTPPSNAPATA; encoded by the coding sequence TTGAATAACAACCTGTTTCAAAAGGCGGCAATCTGGCTCGTGATCGCGCTGGTATTGTTCACCGTCTTCAAGCAGTTCGACAAACCTCGCGCCCAGGACGGCGTCACCTATTCGCAGTTCATGGATGACGCAAAGAATGGCAAGGTGAGCCGCGTCGACGTGCAGGGCCGGAATCTGGTGGTGACACCGAAGGAAGGCACCAAGTACACCATCATCTCGCCGGGCGACATCTGGATGGTCGGCGATCTGATGAAGTACGGCGTGCAGGTCACCGGCAAGGCAGACGACGAGCCGAATGTCCTCGTACAGGCGCTCTATTATCTCGGGCCCACCCTGCTGATCATCGTGTTCTGGTTCTACATGATGCGGCAGATGCAGGGCGGCGGGAAAGGCGGTGCCTTCTCGTTCGGCAAGTCGCGCGCGCGCCTGATCGACGAGAATCAGAATGCGGTCACCTTCCAGGACGTTGCCGGGTGCGACGAATCCAAGGAAGAAGTGGTCGAGCTGGTCGATTTCCTGAAAGATCCGCAGAAATTCCAGAAGCTGGGCGGCCGTATCCCGCGCGGCGTGCTGCTGGTGGGCCCTCCGGGTACCGGCAAGACGCTGCTGGCGCGTGCCATCGCCGGCGAAGCCAAGGTGCCGTTTTTCAGCATCTCGGGTTCGGACTTCGTTGAAATGTTCGTCGGTGTGGGCGCCGCCCGCGTCCGCGACATGTTCGAAAACGCGAAGAAGCAGGCCCCCTGCATCGTGTTCATCGACGAAATCGACGCGGTCGGCCGCCATCGTGGCGCCGGCATGGGCGGCGGTAACGACGAGCGCGAACAGACGCTGAACCAGATGCTGGTCGAGATGGACGGCTTCGAGGCGAACTCGGGTGTGATCGTGATCGCCGCGACCAACCGTTCGGACGTTCTCGACAAGGCGCTGCTGCGTCCGGGCCGTTTCGACCGCCAGGTCTACGTCGGTCTGCCGGATATCCGCGGCCGCGAGCAGATCCTGAAGGTCCATATGCGCAAGGTGCCGATCGGCAACGACGTGGACGCATCGGTGATCGCGCGCGGTACCCCGGGCTTCTCGGGCGCCGACCTGGCCAACCTGGTCAACGAGGCCGCGCTGTTTGCCGCCCGCCGCAGCAAGCGTGTGGTGGACATGCAGGACTTCGAGGACGCGAAGGACAAGATCTACATGGGTCCGGAGCGCAAGTCGACGGTCATGCGCGAGGAAGAGCGCAAGGCCACGGCTTACCACGAGTCCGGCCACGCGGTGGTGGCAAAGCTGCTGCCGAAGGCCGATCCGGTGCACAAGGTCACGATCATGCCGCGCGGCTGGGCGCTGGGCGTGACCTGGCAGCTGCCGGAGCATGACAAGTATTCGAAGTACAAGGACAACATGCTCGAGGAGATCGCGATTCTCTTCGGCGGCCGTGCGGCGGAAGAGGTGTTCCTCAACGCCATGAGCACGGGGGCGTCCAACGACTTCGAGCGCGCCACCAAGATCGCCCGCGACATGGTGACCCGCTTCGGCATGAGCGACTCGCTCGGCGCGATGGTCTACGTCGATACCGAGCAGGACGGCATGTTCGGCAAGCTGTCGTCGAAGACCGTGTCCGAAGCCACGCAGGTGAAGGTCGATAGCGAGATCCGCCGCATAATCGACGAGCAATATGCGCTGGCCAAGCGCCTGCTCGAAGAGAACCGCGACAAGGTCGAAGCGATGACCAACGCGCTGATGGAGTGGGAAACGATCGACGCCGACCAGGTCAACGACATCATGGCCGGCAAGCCGCCGCGCCCGCCGCGTGGCGTGTCGGGTCCGAACGGTGGCGGCAACACGCCTTCGGGCGGTTCGCCGGTGACCCCGCCGAGCAACGCGCCCGCGACGGCCTGA
- the folP gene encoding dihydropteroate synthase — protein MSTSVFQCGRYRFARDRRPLVMGILNVTPDSFSDGGRHASRDAALRHAEQMIAEGVDIIDIGGESSRPGSAALPLDEELARVMPIVEALTDCGKPLSIDTYKPEVMRAALAGGADLINDIWGFRMPGAVEAVAGGDAGLCVMHMQRDPQTMQEDPQYTDVVGEVADFLRERVSTLRTAGVSEARLLLDPGFGFGKTPDHNLRLLAQLPRLAIDDLPILAGLSRKSTLGAIIGGKPPMQRVAASLAAAVCAAERGAFIVRVHDVEQTVDALRTWWAIRHESVAAAR, from the coding sequence ATGAGCACTTCCGTATTCCAGTGCGGGCGCTATCGCTTCGCCCGCGACCGCCGCCCGCTCGTGATGGGCATTCTCAACGTCACGCCCGATTCGTTTTCCGATGGCGGCCGCCATGCCTCGCGCGACGCCGCGCTGCGCCATGCGGAGCAGATGATCGCCGAGGGCGTGGACATCATCGATATCGGCGGCGAATCGAGCCGGCCCGGCTCCGCGGCGCTGCCGCTGGACGAGGAGCTCGCGCGCGTGATGCCGATCGTCGAGGCGCTGACCGACTGCGGCAAGCCGCTGTCGATCGATACCTACAAGCCCGAGGTCATGCGCGCCGCGCTGGCGGGCGGAGCCGATCTGATCAACGATATCTGGGGGTTCCGCATGCCGGGCGCGGTGGAGGCCGTGGCCGGGGGCGACGCAGGGTTGTGCGTCATGCACATGCAGCGCGATCCGCAGACCATGCAGGAAGACCCGCAGTACACGGACGTGGTGGGGGAGGTGGCCGATTTCCTGCGGGAACGCGTGTCAACCCTGCGGACGGCGGGCGTGAGCGAGGCGCGCCTCTTGCTCGATCCGGGCTTTGGCTTTGGCAAGACACCGGATCATAATCTGCGTCTGCTCGCACAGTTGCCGCGGCTCGCGATCGATGACCTGCCGATTCTGGCGGGATTGTCGCGCAAGTCGACGCTCGGTGCGATCATCGGGGGCAAGCCGCCGATGCAGCGCGTGGCGGCGAGCCTGGCGGCCGCGGTCTGCGCCGCGGAGCGCGGCGCCTTTATCGTGCGCGTGCACGATGTAGAACAAACGGTGGACGCCCTCAGGACGTGGTGGGCGATCCGTCACGAATCGGTTGCCGCCGCACGCTGA
- the glmM gene encoding phosphoglucosamine mutase encodes MTRKYFGTDGVRGRVGESPITPDFVMRLGYAAGKVLALSQKTTQGKPTVLIGKDTRISGYMLEAALEAGFTSAGVNVLLTGPLPTPGIAYLTRALRLAAGVVISASHNPYYDNGIKFFSSNGDKLPDAVESQIEAALEEPMVCVRSDDLGRARRIDDAAGRYIEFCKSTFPYEQDLHGLKIVVDCAHGAAYHIAPHVFHELGADVVSIGNQPDGRNINAGYGATAPDKLVEAVKTHGADLGLAFDGDADRLQVVDATGRLYNGDELLYVIVRDRQAAGQKVEGAVGTLMTNMAVELALKRLGVAFVRANVGDRYVLEELNRNKWTLGGEGSGHLLCLDRHTTGDGIVSALQVLAALRRSGKTLAQMLEGVSLFPQTLINVRVEKGFDWKTHAGLAAARATVEPELEGRGRVLIRASGTEPVVRVMVEAEQVETAERAAQTLAKALQS; translated from the coding sequence ATGACACGTAAATATTTCGGGACCGATGGAGTACGTGGCCGGGTCGGCGAGTCGCCGATCACGCCGGATTTCGTGATGCGCCTCGGCTATGCCGCGGGCAAGGTGCTGGCGCTGAGCCAGAAGACCACGCAGGGCAAGCCGACGGTGCTTATCGGCAAGGACACGCGGATCTCGGGCTATATGCTCGAAGCCGCGCTGGAGGCGGGCTTCACGTCCGCCGGCGTCAACGTGCTGCTGACGGGGCCGCTGCCCACGCCGGGCATCGCGTATCTGACGCGTGCGCTGCGCCTTGCGGCGGGCGTGGTCATTTCGGCCAGCCACAATCCGTACTACGACAACGGCATCAAGTTCTTCTCGTCGAATGGCGACAAGCTGCCCGATGCCGTCGAGTCCCAGATCGAGGCCGCGCTCGAGGAGCCCATGGTCTGCGTGCGCTCGGACGACCTGGGCCGCGCGCGGCGCATCGACGATGCCGCCGGCCGCTATATCGAATTCTGCAAGAGCACGTTCCCGTACGAACAGGACCTGCATGGCCTCAAGATCGTGGTGGACTGCGCCCATGGCGCCGCCTATCACATCGCCCCGCACGTGTTCCATGAACTCGGGGCGGACGTGGTGTCCATCGGCAACCAGCCCGACGGCCGCAATATCAACGCCGGTTACGGTGCCACCGCGCCGGACAAGCTCGTGGAAGCGGTCAAGACGCATGGGGCGGACCTCGGCCTCGCGTTCGACGGCGATGCCGACCGCCTGCAGGTGGTCGATGCCACGGGCCGCCTCTACAACGGCGACGAGCTGCTGTACGTGATCGTGCGGGATCGCCAGGCCGCGGGACAGAAGGTGGAAGGGGCGGTGGGCACGCTGATGACGAACATGGCCGTGGAGCTCGCGCTCAAGCGGCTGGGCGTGGCGTTCGTGCGCGCGAACGTCGGCGACCGCTATGTGCTGGAAGAGCTGAACCGCAACAAGTGGACGCTCGGCGGCGAAGGCTCCGGCCATCTGCTCTGCCTGGACCGGCATACCACGGGCGACGGCATCGTCTCCGCGCTGCAGGTGCTGGCGGCGCTGCGCCGAAGCGGCAAGACGCTGGCGCAGATGCTCGAGGGCGTGAGCCTGTTCCCGCAGACGCTGATCAACGTGCGCGTGGAGAAGGGTTTCGACTGGAAGACCCACGCGGGCCTCGCGGCCGCGCGCGCGACCGTGGAGCCCGAACTGGAAGGCCGGGGCCGTGTGCTGATTCGCGCGTCGGGCACCGAGCCCGTGGTGCGGGTGATGGTGGAAGCGGAGCAGGTGGAGACCGCCGAGCGGGCGGCACAGACGCTCGCCAAGGCGTTGCAGTCGTGA
- the pstS gene encoding phosphate ABC transporter substrate-binding protein PstS — protein MKLVKTAVAGIVSMVVAGTAFAAEITGAGASFPAPVYSKWADAYQKATGNKVNYQSIGSSGGLKQIGAKTVDFGASDAPLKDDELAKQGLVQFPTVIGGVVPVINLQGVKPGELVITGEVLANIYLGKIKKWDDPAIASLNPKVKLPNQDILPVRRADGSGTTFIFTNYLAKASADWKNTVGEGTTVNWPGGGTGGKGNEGVAAFVQRLNGAIGYVEYAYAKQNKMTHLNMKNTAGETVQPSDDAFRAAAAGADWSKTYYQILTNQPGKGAWPIAGATFILVHKSQEKAAQGTEVLKFFDWAYKSGGAMATDLDYVPLPESVVTQIRNTWKTSVKDASGKALY, from the coding sequence ATGAAGCTGGTCAAGACTGCCGTGGCAGGCATCGTTTCGATGGTGGTAGCGGGCACTGCGTTCGCGGCGGAAATTACCGGTGCAGGCGCCTCGTTCCCGGCGCCCGTGTATTCCAAATGGGCAGACGCCTATCAAAAAGCAACGGGTAACAAGGTCAACTATCAATCCATCGGTTCGTCGGGCGGCCTGAAGCAGATCGGCGCCAAGACGGTCGATTTCGGTGCTTCGGACGCGCCGCTGAAGGACGACGAACTGGCCAAGCAGGGCCTCGTCCAGTTTCCGACGGTGATCGGCGGCGTGGTGCCCGTGATCAACCTGCAAGGCGTGAAGCCGGGCGAGCTCGTGATTACCGGCGAAGTGCTGGCGAACATCTACCTGGGCAAGATCAAGAAGTGGGACGATCCCGCCATTGCCTCGCTGAACCCGAAGGTCAAGCTGCCGAACCAGGACATCCTGCCGGTGCGCCGCGCCGACGGTTCGGGCACGACCTTCATCTTCACGAACTACCTGGCCAAGGCCAGCGCCGACTGGAAGAACACGGTGGGCGAGGGCACGACCGTGAACTGGCCGGGTGGCGGCACGGGCGGCAAGGGTAACGAAGGCGTCGCCGCGTTCGTGCAGCGTCTGAATGGCGCGATCGGCTACGTCGAGTACGCGTACGCCAAGCAGAACAAGATGACCCACCTGAACATGAAGAACACGGCTGGCGAAACCGTGCAGCCGAGCGACGACGCGTTCCGTGCGGCCGCCGCCGGTGCGGACTGGAGCAAGACGTATTACCAGATCCTGACCAACCAGCCGGGCAAGGGTGCGTGGCCGATCGCCGGCGCGACCTTCATCCTGGTCCACAAGAGCCAGGAGAAGGCCGCGCAGGGTACGGAAGTGCTGAAGTTCTTCGACTGGGCCTACAAGAGCGGTGGCGCCATGGCCACGGACCTCGACTATGTGCCGCTGCCCGAGTCGGTCGTGACGCAGATTCGCAATACGTGGAAGACGTCCGTGAAGGACGCTTCGGGCAAGGCGCTGTACTAA
- the pstC gene encoding phosphate ABC transporter permease PstC has product MATSSDLPAVRPPSRTGDILFGGLTRGAAIVTLLLLGGIIVSLAISAWPSIKQFGIGFLWNAEWDPPADVYGALVPIYGTIVTSLIALIIAVPVSFGIALFLTELSPAWLRRPLGTAIELLAAVPSIVYGMWGLLVFAPLFGEYFQKPLAATIGQVPVIGKLFQGAPLGIGLLCAGVILAIMIIPYIASVMRDVFEVTPTLLKESAYGVGCTTWEVMWRVVLPYTRAGVIGGVMLGLGRALGETMAVTFVIGNTNLIDSVSLFAPGNSITSALANEFAEAGAGLHTAALMELGLILFFITFVVLALSKLLLLRLAKNEGGK; this is encoded by the coding sequence ATGGCGACTTCGTCCGATCTTCCGGCCGTACGGCCACCAAGCCGCACCGGCGACATTCTGTTCGGCGGGCTGACACGCGGCGCCGCCATCGTGACGCTGCTGCTGCTGGGCGGCATCATCGTTTCGCTGGCCATTAGCGCGTGGCCGTCGATCAAGCAGTTCGGCATCGGCTTCCTGTGGAACGCCGAGTGGGATCCACCCGCGGACGTGTACGGTGCACTGGTGCCCATCTACGGCACGATCGTGACTTCGCTGATCGCCCTCATCATCGCCGTGCCGGTCAGTTTCGGCATCGCCCTGTTTCTTACCGAGCTGTCCCCGGCGTGGCTGCGCCGACCGCTCGGTACCGCCATCGAGCTGCTCGCGGCCGTGCCGTCGATCGTGTACGGCATGTGGGGCCTGCTCGTGTTCGCGCCGCTCTTCGGCGAATATTTCCAGAAGCCGCTGGCCGCGACCATCGGCCAGGTGCCGGTGATCGGCAAGCTGTTCCAGGGCGCGCCGCTGGGCATCGGCCTGCTGTGCGCGGGCGTGATCCTCGCGATCATGATCATCCCGTATATCGCGTCCGTGATGCGCGACGTGTTCGAAGTCACGCCGACGCTGCTCAAGGAGTCCGCGTACGGCGTGGGTTGCACGACGTGGGAAGTGATGTGGCGCGTGGTGCTGCCCTACACCCGCGCCGGCGTCATCGGTGGCGTGATGCTCGGCCTGGGCCGCGCGCTCGGTGAAACGATGGCCGTCACCTTCGTCATCGGCAATACCAACCTGATCGACAGCGTCTCGCTGTTCGCGCCGGGCAACAGCATTACCTCGGCACTCGCCAACGAGTTCGCCGAAGCCGGCGCCGGCCTGCATACCGCGGCGCTGATGGAACTGGGCCTGATCCTGTTCTTCATCACGTTCGTGGTGCTGGCCCTGTCGAAACTGCTGCTGCTGCGCCTTGCCAAGAACGAGGGGGGCAAATGA
- the pstA gene encoding phosphate ABC transporter permease PstA, with amino-acid sequence MNQASNAMATSSIPAVRPDADAVRMRLQGSRRRMNLYALTASLAAMGFGLFWLMWILWTTISLGIGGLSLDLFTQMTPAPNTAGGGLANAIFGSFVMVGIATLIGTPLGVLAGIYLAEYGQKNMLASFIRFINDILLSAPSIVIGLFVYALVVTRMGHFSAWAGICALALLQVPIVVRTTENMLNLVPNALREAAVALGTPKWKMIMSITVKSSYAGIITGVLLAVARIAGETAPLLFTALSNQFWSTDLDKPMANLPVTIFRFAMSPFTEWQQLAWAGVFLITVGVLALNIVARMLFKK; translated from the coding sequence ATGAACCAAGCTAGCAACGCCATGGCGACGTCTTCCATTCCCGCAGTCCGGCCCGATGCCGACGCAGTGCGCATGCGCCTGCAGGGCTCGCGCCGCCGCATGAACCTGTATGCGCTGACCGCCTCGCTGGCCGCGATGGGGTTCGGCCTGTTCTGGCTGATGTGGATCCTCTGGACCACGATCTCGCTCGGTATCGGCGGCCTGTCGCTCGATCTGTTCACGCAGATGACGCCGGCCCCGAACACCGCCGGCGGCGGTCTGGCCAACGCGATCTTCGGCAGCTTCGTGATGGTGGGAATCGCCACGCTGATTGGCACGCCGCTGGGCGTGCTGGCGGGCATCTACCTCGCCGAGTACGGCCAGAAGAACATGCTGGCCAGCTTTATCCGCTTTATCAACGACATCCTGCTCTCGGCGCCGTCGATCGTGATCGGCCTGTTCGTCTACGCGCTCGTGGTGACCCGGATGGGCCATTTCTCGGCCTGGGCCGGCATCTGCGCGCTGGCGCTGCTCCAGGTGCCGATCGTCGTGCGGACCACCGAGAACATGCTGAACCTGGTGCCGAACGCGCTGCGTGAGGCGGCCGTGGCCCTCGGCACGCCGAAGTGGAAGATGATCATGTCGATCACGGTCAAGTCCTCGTACGCGGGCATCATCACCGGCGTGCTGCTGGCGGTGGCGCGTATCGCGGGCGAGACCGCGCCGCTGCTGTTCACGGCGCTCTCCAATCAGTTCTGGAGTACGGACCTCGACAAGCCGATGGCCAACCTGCCCGTGACGATCTTCCGCTTTGCGATGAGCCCGTTCACGGAATGGCAGCAACTGGCGTGGGCTGGCGTTTTCCTGATCACCGTCGGTGTGCTGGCGCTGAACATCGTCGCGCGCATGCTGTTCAAGAAATAA
- the pstB gene encoding phosphate ABC transporter ATP-binding protein PstB: MTSTVIDIPDTVRAKIDVRDLNFYYGQFHALKHINMSIPDRKVTAFIGPSGCGKSTLLRTFNKMFALYPEQRAEGEINMDGENLLTSKQDIALLRAKVGMVFQKPTPFPMSIYDNIAFGVRLFEKLSRSEMDDRVEWALSKAALWNEAKDKLHQSGYGLSGGQQQRLCIARGIAIRPEVLLLDEPCSALDPISTGRIEELIAELKDEYTVVIVTHNMQQAARCSDYTAYMYLGELIEFGETEKIFIKPHRKETEDYITGRFG, translated from the coding sequence ATGACCTCTACCGTCATCGACATTCCCGATACCGTCCGCGCCAAGATCGATGTGCGCGACCTGAACTTCTACTACGGCCAGTTCCACGCGCTCAAGCACATCAACATGTCGATCCCGGACCGCAAGGTCACGGCGTTCATCGGTCCGTCGGGCTGCGGCAAGTCCACGCTGCTGCGCACGTTCAACAAGATGTTCGCGCTGTACCCGGAGCAACGCGCCGAGGGCGAGATCAACATGGACGGCGAGAACCTGCTGACGAGCAAGCAGGACATCGCGCTGCTGCGCGCGAAGGTCGGTATGGTATTCCAGAAGCCGACGCCGTTCCCGATGTCGATCTACGACAACATCGCATTCGGCGTGCGCCTGTTCGAGAAGCTGTCGCGCTCGGAGATGGACGACCGCGTGGAGTGGGCGCTCTCCAAGGCCGCGCTGTGGAACGAGGCCAAGGACAAGCTGCACCAGTCGGGCTACGGCCTGTCCGGCGGCCAGCAGCAGCGGCTGTGCATCGCGCGCGGTATCGCCATCCGCCCCGAAGTGCTGCTGCTGGACGAGCCGTGCTCGGCGCTGGACCCGATTTCCACGGGCCGTATCGAGGAACTGATCGCCGAACTCAAGGACGAGTACACCGTGGTGATCGTGACCCACAACATGCAGCAGGCCGCGCGCTGCTCGGACTACACGGCGTACATGTACCTGGGCGAGCTGATCGAGTTCGGTGAAACCGAGAAGATCTTCATCAAGCCGCACCGCAAGGAAACGGAAGACTACATCACCGGCCGCTTCGGCTGA
- the phoU gene encoding phosphate signaling complex protein PhoU yields MTDKHLSTQFDADLNAINTKLLQMGGLVESQIESAMRALADFDGEVADRVIARELQLNALEVEIDADCGNIIARRQPTARDLRLVMAISKTITNLERAGDEAEKIAKRTKHIMEDAAAHTINYSEVKLSGEMAISLLRQALDAFARLDTVAAARIVKDDKAIDDEFRAFVRKLITYMMEDPRSISVALDFLFIAKAVERIGDHAKNIAEFIIYIVKGTDVRHASREDMEREALS; encoded by the coding sequence ATGACTGACAAGCACCTGTCGACGCAGTTCGACGCCGACCTCAACGCGATCAACACCAAACTGCTGCAGATGGGCGGCCTGGTGGAGTCGCAGATCGAATCGGCCATGCGCGCGCTGGCAGATTTCGACGGCGAAGTCGCTGATCGCGTGATCGCGCGCGAGCTGCAGCTCAACGCGCTGGAAGTGGAAATCGACGCGGATTGCGGCAATATCATCGCGCGCCGCCAGCCGACGGCGCGCGACCTGCGCCTCGTGATGGCGATCTCCAAGACGATCACGAACCTCGAACGCGCGGGCGACGAGGCCGAGAAGATCGCCAAGCGCACCAAGCACATCATGGAAGACGCCGCCGCGCACACGATCAACTATTCCGAGGTGAAGCTGTCCGGCGAGATGGCCATCTCCCTGCTGCGCCAGGCGCTGGACGCGTTCGCGCGGCTCGATACCGTGGCCGCCGCCCGCATCGTCAAGGACGACAAGGCGATCGACGACGAATTCCGTGCGTTCGTGCGCAAGCTGATTACGTACATGATGGAAGATCCGCGATCCATCTCGGTGGCGCTCGATTTCCTGTTCATCGCCAAGGCGGTGGAGCGGATCGGCGATCATGCCAAGAACATCGCGGAGTTCATCATCTATATCGTGAAGGGTACCGACGTCCGCCACGCCTCCCGTGAAGACATGGAGCGGGAAGCGCTGAGCTGA
- the phoB gene encoding phosphate regulon transcriptional regulator PhoB, which yields MPSSILVVEDEPAIAELIAVNLQHAGHYPIRAYNAEQALSLMSDVLPDLVLLDWMLPGKSGATFAKELRSNDRTKQIPIIMLTARSEEQDKVMGLEAGADDYVTKPFSPKELLARIKAVLRRRAPQLTDDVVAINGLRLDPATHRVTGQDDAGPLKLDLGPTEFRLLHFLMTHPERVHSRSQLLDQVWGDHVFVEERTVDVHIKRLRAALTPGGYSNMIETVRGSGYRLARSPSH from the coding sequence ATGCCAAGCAGTATTCTCGTTGTCGAGGACGAACCGGCGATCGCGGAACTGATCGCCGTCAACCTGCAGCACGCGGGACATTATCCGATCCGGGCATACAACGCCGAGCAGGCCCTGTCGCTGATGAGCGACGTTTTGCCGGACCTCGTGCTCCTGGACTGGATGCTCCCGGGCAAATCGGGTGCGACCTTCGCCAAGGAGCTGCGGTCCAACGACCGCACCAAGCAGATTCCGATCATCATGCTCACCGCGCGCAGCGAGGAGCAGGACAAGGTCATGGGTCTCGAGGCGGGGGCCGACGACTACGTGACCAAGCCCTTCTCGCCGAAGGAGCTGCTCGCGCGCATCAAGGCCGTGCTGCGCCGCCGCGCGCCGCAGCTGACCGATGACGTGGTGGCGATCAACGGCCTGCGCCTGGACCCGGCCACGCATCGCGTGACGGGCCAGGACGACGCGGGTCCGCTGAAGCTCGACCTCGGTCCCACCGAGTTCCGGCTGCTGCACTTCCTGATGACGCATCCGGAGCGCGTGCATAGCCGCTCGCAGCTGCTGGACCAGGTGTGGGGCGATCACGTGTTCGTCGAGGAACGCACGGTGGACGTCCATATCAAGCGCCTGCGCGCGGCGCTCACGCCGGGCGGCTACAGCAACATGATCGAGACCGTGCGCGGCAGCGGGTACCGTCTGGCCCGCTCGCCAAGCCACTGA
- the phoR gene encoding phosphate regulon sensor histidine kinase PhoR translates to MNIIWARSAAALISLAVIAAGIYLFAGALAALLALCAMLFLLLGYYLFQINRLWKVLDAPAYGEIPSALGIWGEVYYRLHRLVKRWRTQVLQVEQQHTRFIQAIQASPYGVLMLDDADQIEWCNGVAEHHFGLNARRDVRQRITHLIRRPEFVHYLTRERYDEPLVMRDMGEHKRNVTAVQILPYGENRKLVLTQDITKVENTEAMRRDFVANVSHELKTPLTVLTGFLETVRDLPVSEEDRHRYIDMMLVQSMRMQRIVEDLLALAKLESDAQAPTFDRINVAALAAHLVHDAEALSQQRHRIEVEIDPAVVLRGAEQELLSALGNLVSNAVRYTPDGGRIAIRMKFTDGHSVFSVSDTGLGIAPEHIPRLTERFYRVDRSRSRDTGGTGLGLAIVKHVLSRHHADLRVTSELGRGSTFRIIFPADRSGYEPEDAARQVA, encoded by the coding sequence ATGAATATCATCTGGGCCCGATCCGCGGCCGCCCTGATCAGCCTTGCCGTCATCGCCGCCGGAATCTACCTGTTTGCCGGCGCATTGGCCGCACTGCTCGCGCTGTGCGCGATGCTGTTCCTGCTGCTGGGGTACTACCTGTTCCAGATCAACCGGCTGTGGAAGGTGCTCGACGCGCCGGCCTACGGCGAGATTCCGAGCGCGCTCGGTATCTGGGGCGAGGTCTATTACCGCCTGCACCGGCTGGTCAAGCGCTGGCGCACGCAGGTGCTGCAGGTGGAGCAGCAGCACACGCGCTTTATCCAGGCCATTCAGGCATCCCCTTACGGCGTGCTGATGCTCGACGATGCCGACCAGATCGAATGGTGCAACGGCGTGGCCGAGCATCATTTCGGGCTCAATGCGCGGCGCGATGTGCGCCAGCGCATCACGCACCTGATTCGCCGGCCCGAGTTCGTCCATTACCTGACGCGCGAGCGCTACGACGAGCCGCTCGTCATGCGCGACATGGGTGAGCACAAGCGCAACGTGACGGCCGTGCAGATCCTTCCCTATGGCGAGAACCGAAAGCTCGTGCTGACCCAGGACATCACCAAGGTGGAAAACACCGAAGCCATGCGGCGCGATTTCGTGGCGAACGTCTCGCACGAACTCAAGACGCCGCTGACCGTGCTGACCGGCTTTCTGGAAACGGTGCGGGACCTGCCGGTCTCCGAAGAGGATCGCCATCGCTATATCGACATGATGCTCGTGCAGTCGATGCGCATGCAGCGCATCGTCGAGGATCTGCTGGCGCTGGCCAAGCTCGAGAGCGATGCGCAGGCGCCGACGTTCGACCGCATCAACGTGGCCGCGCTGGCCGCGCACCTCGTGCACGACGCGGAGGCGCTGTCGCAGCAGCGCCATCGCATCGAGGTGGAGATCGATCCCGCCGTGGTGCTGCGCGGTGCCGAGCAGGAACTGCTGTCGGCGCTCGGCAATCTCGTCTCCAACGCGGTGCGCTACACGCCGGACGGCGGCCGTATTGCCATCCGCATGAAGTTCACCGACGGCCATTCGGTGTTCTCGGTCAGCGATACGGGGCTGGGCATCGCGCCCGAGCATATCCCGCGGCTGACCGAGCGGTTCTATCGCGTCGATCGCAGCCGCTCGCGCGACACGGGCGGCACGGGCCTGGGTCTCGCCATCGTCAAGCACGTGCTGTCGCGCCACCACGCCGATCTGCGCGTGACCAGCGAGCTCGGCCGTGGCAGCACGTTCCGCATCATCTTCCCCGCGGACCGCAGCGGCTACGAGCCCGAGGACGCCGCGCGCCAGGTTGCCTAG